One window of the Staphylococcus equorum genome contains the following:
- the sucC gene encoding ADP-forming succinate--CoA ligase subunit beta, with protein MNIHEYQGKALFRTMGVAVPEGRVAFTADEAVEKAKELNSKVYVVKAQIHAGGRGKAGGVKIAKSLSEVETYAKELLGKTLVTHQTGPEGKEIKRLYIEEGCDIQKEYYVGFVIDRATDSVTLMASEEGGTEIEEVAAESPEKIFKETIDPIVGLAPYQARRIAFNINIPKESINKAAKFLVSLYNVFIEKDCSIVEINPLVTTNDGDVLALDAKVNFDDNALFKHKDIQELRDLEEEDPKEIEASKYDLSYIALDGDIGCMVNGAGLAMATMDTINHFGGNPANFLDVGGGATKEKVTEAFKIILGDDNVKGIFVNIFGGIMKCDIIAEGIVAAVKEVELTLPLVVRLEGTNVEKGKEILKDSGLAIESAATMAEGAQKIVKLVKEA; from the coding sequence ATGAATATCCACGAGTATCAAGGTAAAGCATTATTTCGTACTATGGGCGTTGCTGTCCCAGAAGGACGCGTAGCGTTCACTGCTGACGAAGCGGTAGAAAAAGCAAAAGAATTAAATTCAAAAGTATATGTGGTAAAAGCACAGATTCACGCTGGGGGTAGAGGTAAAGCAGGTGGAGTTAAAATTGCTAAATCACTATCTGAAGTTGAAACTTACGCTAAAGAATTATTAGGTAAGACGCTTGTAACACATCAAACTGGTCCTGAAGGTAAAGAAATTAAACGCCTTTACATAGAAGAGGGCTGCGATATTCAAAAAGAATATTATGTTGGATTTGTAATTGATCGTGCGACTGACAGTGTTACTTTGATGGCATCAGAAGAAGGCGGAACTGAAATTGAAGAAGTTGCTGCTGAATCACCTGAAAAAATATTCAAAGAAACTATTGATCCTATTGTTGGTTTAGCACCATATCAAGCTAGAAGAATCGCTTTTAATATTAATATTCCAAAAGAATCAATTAATAAAGCAGCTAAATTTTTAGTTTCACTTTATAATGTTTTCATCGAAAAAGACTGTTCTATTGTAGAAATCAACCCATTAGTAACAACTAATGATGGTGATGTTTTAGCATTAGATGCAAAAGTTAACTTTGATGATAATGCATTATTTAAACATAAAGATATCCAAGAATTACGCGATTTAGAAGAAGAAGATCCAAAAGAAATCGAAGCTTCTAAGTACGATTTATCATATATTGCATTAGATGGAGATATCGGTTGTATGGTAAATGGTGCTGGTTTAGCTATGGCAACTATGGATACAATTAACCACTTTGGCGGCAACCCGGCAAACTTCCTAGATGTAGGGGGCGGTGCAACTAAAGAAAAAGTTACTGAAGCATTTAAAATCATTTTAGGTGATGACAACGTAAAAGGTATTTTTGTTAATATCTTTGGTGGAATCATGAAATGTGACATTATTGCTGAAGGTATCGTTGCTGCAGTTAAAGAAGTAGAACTTACTTTACCGCTTGTTGTACGTTTAGAAGGTACAAATGTTGAAAAAGGTAAAGAAATTCTTAAAGATTCTGGCTTAGCAATTGAATCAGCTGCAACTATGGCAGAAGGCGCACAAAAAATCGTAAAACTTGTTAAAGAAGCGTAG
- a CDS encoding ribonuclease HII, whose protein sequence is MSQTIQQIKLLLQDIHSLETLKNHSVNDDDRKGVQNAIVSRRKQLEKVQKLLENYKEMSHYENEILSDDDKALVCGIDEVGRGPLAGPVVTCAVILNKDHHFTGLNDSKQLSAKKRNILEEQLLSEVYAYAYGVATVEEIDQINIYEATKLAMIRAVEALSVKPTHLLIDAMTLDVDIPQTSLVKGDAKSVSIAAASVLAKEHRDRYMRELAVKHPGYGFEKNVGYGTQQHLDGISQHGIINEHRKTFEPIKSLSN, encoded by the coding sequence ATGAGTCAAACCATTCAACAAATTAAATTATTGTTACAAGATATTCATTCGTTAGAAACTTTAAAAAATCATTCTGTTAATGACGATGATCGTAAAGGTGTACAAAACGCAATTGTTTCTAGAAGAAAACAATTGGAAAAAGTTCAAAAATTACTAGAAAATTATAAAGAGATGTCTCATTATGAAAATGAAATACTGTCTGATGATGACAAAGCGTTAGTTTGTGGCATAGATGAGGTGGGAAGAGGGCCATTAGCTGGTCCTGTTGTTACTTGCGCAGTTATTTTAAATAAAGATCACCATTTCACAGGTTTAAATGACTCAAAACAACTCTCTGCAAAGAAAAGAAATATTTTGGAAGAACAATTGCTATCAGAAGTATATGCATATGCGTATGGTGTGGCAACAGTTGAGGAAATAGATCAAATTAATATTTATGAAGCAACTAAATTGGCAATGATAAGAGCAGTTGAGGCTTTATCTGTTAAGCCTACACATTTACTGATAGATGCGATGACACTAGATGTAGATATTCCTCAAACATCCTTAGTTAAAGGAGATGCTAAAAGCGTATCTATAGCAGCAGCAAGTGTATTAGCCAAAGAACATAGAGATAGATATATGCGCGAACTTGCAGTTAAACACCCAGGTTATGGTTTCGAAAAAAATGTTGGGTATGGTACTCAACAACATTTAGATGGTATTAGTCAACACGGCATAATAAATGAACACAGAAAAACTTTTGAACCAATTAAATCACTTTCAAATTAA
- the ylqF gene encoding ribosome biogenesis GTPase YlqF, translating into MVIQWYPGHMAKAKREVSEELKKVDVVFELVDARIPYSSRNPMIDEVIQQKPRVVILNKKDMANLKELVKWENYFKGKGFYPVAIDAKHGKGLKLVEQAAIKATTEKFEKEKQKGLKPRAIRAMIVGIPNVGKSTLINKLANKSVTKTGNTPGVTKQQQWIKVGKSLQLLDTPGILWPKFEDQLVGKKLSITGAIKDSIVHLDEVAIYGLEFMKEHDYEGLKEHYKVDVPIDAENLEWFDAIGRRRGLLRRGNEVDYEAVIDLVIHEVRNARIGTYTFDIASEMDV; encoded by the coding sequence ATGGTAATTCAATGGTATCCAGGACACATGGCTAAAGCAAAAAGAGAAGTATCCGAAGAGTTAAAGAAAGTAGATGTAGTGTTTGAACTTGTAGATGCACGTATCCCTTACAGTTCAAGAAATCCAATGATAGATGAAGTAATACAACAAAAACCACGTGTAGTCATTTTAAATAAAAAAGATATGGCAAATTTAAAAGAGCTAGTAAAATGGGAAAACTATTTTAAAGGGAAAGGTTTTTATCCTGTAGCAATTGATGCAAAACACGGCAAGGGTTTAAAACTCGTAGAGCAAGCAGCAATAAAAGCAACAACAGAGAAATTCGAAAAAGAAAAGCAAAAAGGATTAAAACCACGTGCTATTAGAGCGATGATTGTTGGTATTCCTAACGTTGGAAAATCAACATTAATTAATAAATTAGCAAATAAATCTGTCACTAAAACAGGTAATACGCCAGGTGTAACAAAACAACAACAATGGATTAAAGTAGGGAAATCATTGCAATTGTTAGATACGCCAGGTATTTTATGGCCTAAATTTGAAGACCAATTAGTTGGAAAAAAATTAAGTATCACTGGAGCTATCAAAGATAGTATTGTGCATTTAGATGAAGTAGCAATTTATGGTTTAGAATTTATGAAAGAACACGACTACGAAGGGTTAAAAGAACATTACAAAGTCGATGTGCCAATCGATGCAGAGAACCTAGAGTGGTTTGATGCTATAGGGCGCCGTCGTGGATTATTAAGACGTGGTAATGAAGTTGATTATGAAGCGGTTATTGATCTAGTTATACATGAAGTGAGAAATGCCAGAATCGGCACTTACACTTTTGATATCGCTAGTGAAATGGACGTGTAA